A DNA window from Halostella salina contains the following coding sequences:
- the kdgK1 gene encoding bifunctional 2-dehydro-3-deoxygluconokinase/2-dehydro-3-deoxygalactonokinase, translating to MSDLVTFGETMLRLSPPGNERLETTDELEFRAAGAESNVAVAAERLGAVSTWMSKLPDSPLGRRVDNGLRGYGIDTEVVWSEDGRQGTYYLEHGGQPRGTNVIYDRENAAVTTASAEEFDLSVVRDARAFYTSGITPALSDTLRDTTANLLQVAKKAGTTTAFDLNYRSKLWSTEAARQTVTKLFQLVDVLVIPLRDAERVLDYEGSASELAHHLASKYEFQTVLVTQGEHGSVAWHDNVVHDQNAYEADTVDAIGTGDAFVGGFLGRRLSGDDVPQALKYAAATASLKRTIPGDVAAVTKTEVEAVIGDELNQISR from the coding sequence ATGAGCGACCTCGTCACCTTCGGCGAGACGATGCTCCGGCTCTCGCCGCCCGGCAACGAACGGCTGGAGACGACGGACGAACTGGAGTTCCGCGCCGCCGGCGCGGAGAGCAACGTCGCCGTCGCGGCCGAGCGCCTCGGTGCGGTGTCGACGTGGATGTCGAAGCTCCCCGACTCGCCGCTGGGCCGGCGCGTCGACAACGGCCTGCGCGGCTACGGCATCGACACGGAAGTCGTCTGGTCCGAGGACGGCCGGCAGGGGACGTACTACCTCGAACACGGCGGCCAGCCCCGCGGCACGAACGTCATCTACGACCGCGAGAACGCGGCGGTCACGACCGCCTCGGCCGAGGAGTTCGACCTGAGCGTCGTCCGGGACGCCCGGGCGTTCTACACGAGCGGGATCACGCCCGCGCTGTCGGACACCCTGCGCGACACGACGGCGAACCTCCTCCAGGTCGCCAAGAAAGCGGGGACGACGACGGCGTTCGACCTGAACTACCGGTCGAAGCTCTGGTCGACCGAGGCGGCCCGACAGACGGTGACCAAGCTGTTCCAGCTGGTCGACGTGCTCGTGATCCCGCTTCGGGACGCCGAGCGCGTGCTCGATTACGAGGGCAGCGCCTCCGAACTGGCCCACCACCTCGCCTCGAAGTACGAGTTCCAGACCGTGCTCGTCACACAGGGCGAGCACGGCTCCGTCGCCTGGCACGACAACGTGGTCCACGACCAGAACGCGTACGAGGCCGACACCGTCGACGCCATCGGCACGGGCGACGCCTTCGTCGGCGGGTTCCTCGGCCGGCGGCTCTCCGGCGACGACGTACCGCAGGCGCTCAAGTACGCGGCCGCGACCGCGTCGCTCAAACGCACCATCCCGGGCGACGTGGCCGCCGTGACGAAAACGGAAGTCGAGGCAGTCATCGGCGACGAACTCAACCAGATATCGCGGTAA
- the mutL gene encoding DNA mismatch repair endonuclease MutL translates to MSDTEIRELDESTVQRIAAGEVVERPASAVKELVENSLDADASRVDVEVERGGIDGIVVSDDGVGMSEADVRAAVREHTTSKIDGLDDLESGLTTLGFRGEALHTIGAVSRLTITTKARDGDGAATELRYEGGEVVDVSPAGRPPGTTVEVDDLFYNTPARRKYLKTEATEFAHVNRVVTRYALANPDVAVSLTHDGRETFSTTGQGDLRSAVLSVYGREVAEAMIEVPGDDLPTGPLSGVSGYVSHPETNRSGREYVSTFINGRYVTADAVREAVLEAYGGQLAADRYPFVVLFLDVPPESVDVNVHPRKMEARFDDEAGLRRQVETAVEDALLDHGLVRSGAPRGRSAPDEATVRSEDSTVDGDTAADDNGDTASRSGSASEQSAGDAGEGAATTSTPATAANTATSPETATNEDTPTTPETATPASPGSGEGATETADGGDVGADPAGSTDDPADPGVAGESTAGTDPSPAHGAAEPSDPDGTADDTSADPSDAAEETDSAAFEPDAADKFDGPTEQQTLTGGTVDRTREYDSLPSMRVLGQFRDTYVVAETDAGLALVDQHAADERVNYERLREAFAGDTTAQSLAEPVEVELTAGEAALFDDYADALASLGFYAERTDDRSVEVTTVPAVFDETLDPERLRDVLASFVETAEDASGRETVESLADEFIADLACYPSVTGNTSLTEGAVTDLLAALDDCENPYACPHGRPVVIELDAEELGDRFERDYPGHGGRRAD, encoded by the coding sequence GTGAGCGACACGGAGATCCGCGAACTCGACGAGTCGACGGTCCAGCGGATCGCCGCCGGCGAGGTGGTCGAGCGCCCCGCCAGCGCGGTGAAGGAACTGGTCGAGAACAGCCTCGACGCGGACGCCTCCCGGGTCGACGTCGAGGTTGAGCGCGGCGGGATCGACGGCATCGTCGTCAGCGACGACGGCGTCGGGATGAGCGAGGCCGACGTACGGGCGGCGGTCCGGGAACACACGACCAGCAAGATCGACGGGCTGGACGATCTGGAGTCGGGCCTGACGACGCTCGGCTTCCGCGGCGAGGCGCTCCACACCATCGGCGCGGTCTCACGGCTGACGATCACCACGAAGGCCCGCGACGGTGACGGCGCGGCGACCGAACTGCGCTACGAGGGCGGCGAGGTGGTCGACGTCTCGCCCGCCGGCCGGCCGCCCGGAACGACCGTCGAAGTCGACGACCTGTTCTACAACACGCCCGCCCGGCGGAAGTACCTCAAGACCGAGGCGACGGAGTTCGCCCACGTCAACCGCGTCGTCACGCGGTACGCGCTGGCGAACCCGGACGTGGCCGTGTCGCTGACCCACGACGGCCGCGAGACGTTCTCGACGACCGGGCAGGGCGACCTCCGCTCGGCCGTCCTCTCGGTGTACGGCCGCGAGGTCGCCGAGGCGATGATCGAGGTGCCGGGCGACGACCTCCCAACCGGCCCCCTGTCGGGCGTCTCCGGCTACGTCAGCCACCCCGAGACGAACCGCTCGGGCCGGGAGTACGTCTCCACGTTCATCAACGGCCGCTACGTGACCGCCGACGCCGTCCGCGAGGCCGTACTGGAGGCGTACGGCGGCCAGCTGGCGGCGGACCGCTACCCCTTCGTCGTGCTGTTCCTCGACGTGCCGCCCGAGTCGGTCGACGTGAACGTTCACCCCCGAAAGATGGAGGCGCGCTTCGACGACGAGGCCGGCCTGCGCCGGCAGGTCGAGACCGCCGTCGAGGACGCGCTGCTGGACCACGGACTCGTGCGCTCCGGCGCGCCACGCGGCCGCTCCGCGCCGGACGAGGCGACGGTGCGGTCCGAGGACAGCACGGTTGACGGCGACACGGCGGCCGACGACAACGGCGATACCGCCAGCCGATCCGGGTCTGCCTCGGAGCAGTCGGCCGGCGACGCTGGCGAGGGCGCGGCCACCACGTCCACGCCGGCGACGGCCGCCAACACGGCCACCTCCCCCGAGACGGCCACGAACGAAGACACACCCACTACCCCCGAAACGGCAACGCCCGCCAGCCCCGGATCGGGCGAAGGCGCGACCGAGACCGCCGACGGCGGAGACGTGGGAGCCGACCCGGCCGGGAGCACGGACGATCCGGCGGATCCGGGCGTCGCGGGCGAGTCGACCGCCGGAACCGACCCGTCGCCGGCCCACGGTGCGGCGGAACCGAGCGATCCAGACGGCACCGCCGACGACACGAGCGCCGACCCGTCCGACGCCGCCGAAGAGACGGACAGCGCGGCGTTCGAGCCCGACGCTGCCGACAAGTTCGACGGCCCGACCGAACAGCAGACCCTGACGGGCGGCACGGTCGACCGGACCCGCGAGTACGACAGCCTGCCGTCGATGCGCGTGCTCGGGCAGTTCCGGGACACGTACGTCGTCGCCGAGACGGACGCGGGGCTGGCGCTGGTCGACCAGCACGCGGCCGACGAGCGGGTGAACTACGAGCGCCTCCGCGAGGCGTTCGCCGGCGACACGACCGCCCAGTCGCTGGCCGAGCCGGTCGAAGTCGAACTGACCGCGGGGGAGGCGGCGCTGTTCGATGACTACGCCGACGCGCTCGCGAGCCTCGGCTTCTACGCGGAGCGGACGGACGACCGGAGCGTCGAGGTGACCACGGTTCCGGCGGTGTTCGACGAGACGCTGGACCCCGAGCGCCTGCGCGACGTGCTCGCGTCGTTCGTCGAGACGGCCGAGGACGCGTCGGGTCGCGAGACGGTGGAGTCGCTGGCCGACGAGTTCATCGCCGACCTGGCCTGCTACCCCTCGGTGACGGGCAACACGTCGCTCACGGAGGGCGCGGTGACGGACCTGCTGGCGGCGCTCGACGACTGCGAGAACCCCTACGCCTGCCCGCACGGCCGGCCCGTCGTGATCGAACTCGACGCGGAGGAACTCGGCGACCGGTTCGAGCGGGACTATCCGGGCCACGGCGGGCGGCGAGCGGACTGA